Proteins co-encoded in one Cyprinus carpio isolate SPL01 chromosome B5, ASM1834038v1, whole genome shotgun sequence genomic window:
- the LOC122137509 gene encoding E3 ubiquitin-protein ligase UHRF2-like, whose product MVVVRFLESEATLQGIIGKVQDAIGCHDPMVLTDVQGNAILESEGTTGSQYWKQNARKILAIQEQAFQEVQGSKRRRMSRKDEDAAGIGEVTEKIEELVLASQTLPDITAAIRELTNLAATQRVILTPSQLQTIKQGFCCVICMKFIEEPVFTECCRSIIGCKTCVVQWQETSVHCAKCRGNTANNTIFEINGLSETFSVLRSLFEEE is encoded by the exons ATGGTGGTGGTCCGGTTTTTGGAATCTGAGGCTACCCTTCAGGGGATAATCGGTAAAGTTCAAGATGCCATTGGATGTCATGACCCAATGGTATTGACTGATGTGCAGGGGAATGCAATTTTGGAGTCTGAAGGCACAACTG GGTCCCAGTACTGGAAACAAAATGCTAGAAAGATTCTTGCTATACAAGAACAGGCCTTCCAGGAGGTACAGGGCTCTAAAAGGAGGAGAATGAG CCGAAAAGATGAAGATGCTGCTGGAATTGGAGAGGTCACTGAGAAGATAGAAGAGCTTGTACTGGCATCACAGACCTTACCAGATATCACTGCAGCAATCAGAGAGCTCACCAATCTAGCTGCCACTCAAAGAGTGATCCTGACTCCTTCCCAGCTACAGACCATCAAGCAAGGATTCTGCTGTGTTATTTGTATGA AATTCATCGAGGAGCCAGTCTTCACAGAGTGTTGCCGGAGCATTATTGGCTGCAAAACATGTGTGGTACAGTGGCAGGAGACCTCTGTGCACTGTGCAAAATGTAGAGGGAACACTGCAAACAACACCATATTTGAAATTAATGGTCTGTCAGAGACATTTTCTGTTCTGAGATCCCTTTTTGAAGAGGAGTAA
- the LOC122137508 gene encoding uncharacterized protein LOC122137508, translating to MSLETYSVMILDMAKQGLSSTEISAQISQVNGGARGCSARNVRRFCSENGLSLMGLPDAHLELEVAKAITETGPTYGRKMMKVYLAMKGVHAAETRIGSALRTMHQPYHEARRQGARNLNPIPYQADYMGQKVHMDQNEKLAMFGVTHVLAIDGFSKKIVAHSTMPIKNNLAIYEDVFRPAVLAYGMWDQVRVDHGKEFYLTLFMQELLSSHRHNQERRPYLQTSSTKNHIVERIWPEVNNRVNYPLKTALMGLVDQEEIDMNDSLVRYCVSNLTGRLCEIGLTRLVESWNAHRIPGKGTPNDLAGRGCPKKIQQELLPHSAEAADLYSQQLGSSLTRHSTFGVDPFSTEQDKITVENQFAEHYSDISELYSRAVNNDFAPYKQALLCLITTTQRNV from the exons ATGTCTTTGGAAACTTACTCAGTTATGATTTTAGACATGGCAAAACAAGGCCTGTCATCCACAGAAATCTCAGCGCAGATATCACAAGTAAATGGGGGAGCAAGAGGATGTTCCGCAAGAAACGTGAGGAGATTTTGCAGTGAAAATGGATTAAGTTTGATGGGACTCCCTGACGCACATTTGGAGTTGGAGGTGGCAAAAGCTATAACCGAG acTGGACCTACATATGGAAGAAAGATGATGAAGGTGTATCTCGCCATGAAAGGAGTGCATGCTGCAGAAACACGAATTGGATCAGCGCTCAGAACTATGCATCAGCCATACCATGAAGCAAGACGTCAG GGTGCCCGCAATCTCAACCCCATACCATATCAAGCTGATTACATGGGTCAAAAGGTTCATATGGACCAAAACGAAAAACTGGCTATGTTTGGGGTTACCCATGTTTTAGCCATTGATGGCTTCAGCAAAAAGATTGTTGCTCATTCTACAATGCCTATAAAAAACAACCTTGCCATCTATGAAGATGTTTTCAG GCCTGCAGTACTTGCCTATGGTATGTGGGACCAGGTACGAGTAGATCATGGCAAGGAGTTTTATTTGACGCTTTTCATGCAGGAGCTGCTGTCATCTCACCGCCATAATCAGGAGCGAAGGCCATATTTACAGACTTCATCCACAAAG AATCATATAGTTGAACGAATCTGGCCTGAAGTCAACAATCGTGTCAACTATCCACTGAAGACAGCACTTATGGGGTTGGTGGATCAAGAGGAAATAGACATGAACGACTCCCTTGTGAGATATTGTGTGTCCAACCTTACTGGCCGCTTGTGTGAGATTGGTCTTACAAGGCTGGTGGAGTCATGGAATGCTCATAGAATTCCAG GTAAAGGAACACCAAATGACTTGGCTGGCCGTGGGTGTCCCAAAAAAATCCAACAGGAGCTGTTGCCTCATTCAGCTGAAGCAGCAGACCTTTACAGCCAACAGCTGGGATCATCACTGACCAGGCATTCAACTTTTGGAGTTGATCCATTTTCAACTGAACAGGACAAGATTACAGTTGAGAACCAGTTTGCCGAGCATTATTCAGACATTTCAGAATTGTACTCTAGAGCAGTGAACAATGACTTTGCCCCATACAAACAGGCATTGCTCTGTCTTATAACCACAACTCAGCGCAATGTGTGA